A single region of the Glycine max cultivar Williams 82 chromosome 20, Glycine_max_v4.0, whole genome shotgun sequence genome encodes:
- the LOC100790246 gene encoding glycine-rich protein: MGSKALLVLVMLLASVLLLSAEVASKDVDKKLDKNDGNHDTKGVDEMKYYGGWGSGWDRYRRGWYCPNGCCQWSYYYQTCWRCCYYPGEHVDVRTDAQPRN; the protein is encoded by the exons ATGGGTTCCAAGGCTTTGCTCGTTCTTGTTATGCTCTTGGCTTCTGTCCTCCTTCTTTCAGCGGAAGTTGCATCCAAAGATGTAGATAAGAAACTTGATAAAAATGATG GTAACCATGATACAAAAGGAGTCgatgaaatgaaatattatGGTGGTTGGGGGTCTGGTTGGGATAGATACCGCCGTGGTTGGTATTGCCCCAATGGTTGTTGTCAATGGAGCTACTACTATCAAACCTGTTGGAGGTGCTGCTATTATCCTGGTGAACATGTTGATGTGCGTACTGATGCTCAACCTCGCAACTAA
- the LOC102669860 gene encoding probable H/ACA ribonucleoprotein complex subunit 1 — protein sequence MSSKVLLVLLMFLATILLISSEVAPDDAYENFDKIDGKPSADGVDESKYWRGGYGGGYGGGYGGGRGGYGGGRGGYGGGRGGYGGGRGGYGGGRGGYGGGRGGGRGGYGPNEHNEAGVDANPHN from the exons ATGAGTTCCAAGGTTTTGCTTGTTCTACTTATGTTCTTGGCCACTATACTTCTGATCTCCTCTGAGGTTGCACCCGATGATGCATACGAGAATTTTGACAAAATAGATG GGAAGCCTAGTGCAGATGGGGTAGATGAAAGCAAGTATTGGCGTGGCGGCTATGGTGGCGGCTATGGTGGTGGTTATGGAGGTGGGCGTGGAGGCTATGGAGGTGGGCGTGGAGGCTATGGAGGGGGACGTGGTGGATATGGCGGCGGACGAGGTGGCTATGGTGGCGGGCGTGGTGGCTATGGCGGCGGGCGTGGTGGCGGGCGTGGTGGCTATGGTCCTAATGAACATAACGAGGCTGGGGTTGATGCTAACCCTCACAACTAA